A region of Vigna radiata var. radiata cultivar VC1973A chromosome 6, Vradiata_ver6, whole genome shotgun sequence DNA encodes the following proteins:
- the LOC106763446 gene encoding uncharacterized protein LOC106763446 → MACPYYIKIRMLRKEGFNFLELLEFQGLSSLVQMKDAWYPDLVEVFYHNLKFENGIMRKWDRSWADAASRGSFLDRSPEDGINLIERKVVDNQQYGTRENSVTLLKGVHEIENGVVDGRRIDERLNNLESKLDKIASMFKASTPQIAKKCGICISTDHYTDECPSLMETTVENPSQVFAANTFGGNRPYQNYHDSSSNRYQQNWQPYVPPQQRHQPQPEMSLQDFMKIMLEQNSEIKKSIVYLTQRVKKLEAKESNKLPAQTVINPQNVSAITLRTGKQVQGPEGVQEDEDKKKEXEQVDDNGGPNEPSPETTTEKSRLVPPNSSSKNSSSSYSPPPPYPNRLKLRNKKMEELDQEILNTFKKVEINIPLLDVVKQIPKYAKFLKEICINRRRFRDNEVVNLGRNVSSLIKKHIKIPRKCKDPGMFSIPCVIGNSKFDNAMLDLGASINVMPLSXFTSLSLGPLKTTGVVIQLANCRTFNPVGVLEDVLVQVDKLIFPANFYILDMKDDEGISPTTIILGRPFMMIARTKIDVHAGSLTLEIGDEKVRFNVLESGNCPICISSDLTIA, encoded by the exons ATGGCTTGTCCATACTACATCAAGATTAGAATGTTAAGAAAAGAGGGATTCAATTTTCTTGAATTACTGGAGTTCCAAGGTCTGTCAAGTCTCGTCCAAATGAAAGATGCGTGGTATCCTGATTTGGTGGAAGTATTTTACCACaatcttaaatttgaaaatggcaTCATGAG AAAATGGGATAGGTCATGGGCAGATGCTGCAAGCAGAGGATCTTTCTTAGACAGGTCACCAGAAGATGGGATAAATCTAATAGAACGTAAGGTTGTAGATAATCAGCAAtatggaacaagagaaaattcagTAACTTTGCTGAAAGGagtacatgaaattgaaaacggTGTAGTTGATGGAAGGAGGATAGATGAAAGATTGAATAATTTAGAAAGCAAACTCGACAAGATTGCAAGTATGTTTAAAGCCTCCACTCCACAAATTGCTAAGAAGTgtggaatttgcatttcaactGATCACTACACTGATGAATGTCCAAGCTTGATGGAAACTACTGTGGAAAACCCATCTCAAGTTTTTGCTGCAAACACTTTTGGAGGAAACAGACCATACCAGAATTATCATGATTCATCCTCAAATAGGTATCAGCAGAACTGgcaaccttatgttccacctcAACAAAGGCATCAACCTCAACCTGAAATGTCACTACAAGATTTCATGAAAATAATGCTTGAGCAAAATTCAGAgatcaagaaatcaattgtatATTTGACTCAGAGGGTGAAAAAGTTAGAGGCTAAGGAGTCAAATAAGCTGCCTGCACAAACAGTGATCAACCCACAAAATGTAAGTGCTATTACTTTAAGAACGGGTAAGCAAGTACAAGGCCCTGAAGGAGTCCAAGAGGATgaagataagaagaaagaagaNGAACAAGTTGATGACAATGGAGGACCAAATGAACCATCACCTGAGACTACCACTGAAAAATCTAGGTTAGTACCTCCTAactcttcttctaaaaattcttcttcatcttattcTCCACCTCCTCCATATCCCAATCGGTTGAAGctgagaaacaaaaaaatggagGAGTTAGACCAAGAGATCTTGAATACTTTCAAAAAGGTGGAGATCAACATTCCCTTGCTAGATGTTGTTAAGCAAATCCCCAAATATgccaagtttttgaaagaaatttgcaTAAATAGAAGGCGGTTTAGGGATAATGAGGTTGTGAATTTGGGAAGAAATGTGTCAAGCTTGATTaagaaacatattaaaataccACGAAAATGCAAGGATCCAGGTATGTTTTCTATTCCTTGTGTTATTGGGAATTCAAAGTTTGACAATGCCATGCTAGATTTAGGGGCTTCGATTAATGTAATGCCTTTATCANTGTTTACTTCTCTATCTTTGGGACCTCTTAAGACTACTggtgtggtcattcaactgGCCAACTGTAGAACATTTAACCCTGTAGGTGTGCTTGAGGACGTGCTTGTCCAAGtagacaagttaatttttcctgCAAATTTTTATATCTTGGACATGAAGGATGATGAAGGAATCAGTCCAACAACTATTATCTTGGGAAGACCCTTCATGATGATAGCACGAACCAAGATAGATGTGCATGCAGGATCATTGACATTGGAGATAGGAGACGAGAAAGTGCGCTTCAACGTGTTGGAATCTGGGAA ctgtccaatttgcatttctAGTGACCTAACAATAGCTTGA